In a genomic window of Acidobacteriota bacterium:
- the purH gene encoding bifunctional phosphoribosylaminoimidazolecarboxamide formyltransferase/IMP cyclohydrolase, which yields MPRALLSVSDKSGLIAFASALAARRYELVSTGGTARALADAGLPVIAVSDVTGFPEILDGRVKTLHPRIHGGILARRSRADDLEALAEHGIGLVDIVVVNLYPFAAAAAKRDLPFDDLVEEIDIGGPSLVRAAAKNFRDVLVVVSPDDYQAVVAALDAPGGPSPAFRFDLARRAFAHTAQYDATIASTLAGVTAGEGGFERAPAAAFALQLVTSWTKVRDLRYGENPHQPAAWYRSEPSSGLGAAHVLQGKELSYTNLLDLDAAARIALEFDEPAAVVIKHTNPCGVATGTDAADAYVRARDADALSAFGGIVGLNRPIDEASARAIVSTFIEAVVAPGVGAGARAVLATKANMRVVVADLAAAASGGVELRSILGGLLAQARDRVAEATVEWGDEGAGAFRVVTKRQPTPDEWRALRFAWRVCAHVKSNTVIFTGPDRTLAIGAGQMSRVDAVKVAVMKANASLQGAVAASDAFFPFRDGLDAVATAGATAVVQPGGSVRDHEVIAAADEHGLAMVFTGKRHFRH from the coding sequence ATGCCTCGCGCTCTGCTTTCCGTTTCCGACAAGTCCGGTCTCATCGCCTTCGCTTCGGCCCTGGCGGCCCGCCGCTACGAACTCGTCTCGACCGGCGGCACGGCCCGGGCCCTGGCCGACGCCGGCCTGCCGGTGATCGCCGTCTCCGACGTCACCGGATTCCCCGAGATACTCGACGGCCGGGTGAAGACGCTCCATCCGCGGATTCATGGGGGCATCCTCGCCCGACGGTCGCGTGCGGATGACCTCGAAGCGCTCGCCGAACACGGCATCGGCCTGGTCGACATCGTGGTGGTGAACCTGTACCCGTTCGCCGCGGCGGCGGCGAAGCGCGACCTGCCGTTTGACGACCTCGTGGAGGAGATCGACATCGGCGGGCCGAGTCTCGTGCGCGCGGCCGCCAAGAACTTCCGCGACGTCCTCGTGGTCGTCTCGCCCGACGACTACCAGGCCGTGGTCGCGGCCCTCGACGCGCCGGGCGGGCCCTCGCCGGCGTTCCGCTTCGACCTCGCGCGCCGGGCGTTCGCTCATACCGCACAGTACGACGCGACGATCGCGTCGACGCTGGCCGGGGTGACGGCGGGAGAGGGCGGCTTCGAGCGCGCGCCCGCGGCGGCGTTCGCGCTCCAGCTCGTCACGTCGTGGACCAAGGTGCGCGACCTGCGGTACGGTGAGAACCCGCACCAGCCGGCGGCGTGGTACCGAAGCGAGCCGTCCTCCGGCCTGGGCGCCGCCCACGTGCTGCAGGGCAAGGAACTGTCGTACACGAACCTGCTCGACCTCGATGCCGCGGCGCGCATCGCGCTCGAATTCGACGAGCCGGCGGCCGTGGTCATCAAGCACACGAACCCGTGTGGCGTCGCCACGGGCACCGATGCGGCCGACGCCTACGTCCGCGCCCGCGACGCGGACGCCCTCTCCGCCTTCGGCGGCATTGTCGGTCTGAACCGACCGATCGACGAGGCCTCGGCGCGGGCCATCGTGTCGACGTTCATCGAGGCCGTGGTCGCGCCAGGCGTCGGCGCTGGCGCCCGCGCGGTGCTCGCGACGAAGGCCAACATGCGCGTGGTCGTGGCCGACCTGGCTGCGGCCGCATCGGGCGGTGTCGAGCTGCGGTCGATCCTCGGCGGGCTGCTCGCGCAGGCACGCGATCGGGTGGCCGAGGCGACTGTGGAGTGGGGTGACGAGGGGGCAGGCGCGTTCCGCGTGGTCACGAAGCGCCAACCGACACCCGACGAGTGGCGCGCGTTGCGGTTCGCGTGGCGCGTGTGCGCGCACGTCAAGTCGAACACGGTGATCTTCACCGGGCCCGACCGCACCCTCGCCATTGGCGCCGGCCAGATGAGCCGCGTCGACGCGGTGAAGGTGGCCGTCATGAAGGCGAACGCCAGCCTGCAGGGGGCAGTCGCCGCCTCGGACGCCTTCTTCCCGTTCCGCGACGGCCTCGACGCCGTGGCGACGGCGGGCGCGACGGCCGTCGTCCAGCCGGGAGGTTCGGTGCGCGACCACGAGGTGATCGCCGCCGCCGACGAGCACGGCCTCGCGATGGTGTTCACGGGGAAGCGGCACTTCCGGCACTGA